A part of Magnetospirillum sp. ME-1 genomic DNA contains:
- a CDS encoding 4Fe-4S binding protein produces MKVGGKRVMVCSCEGTMPLDVKALAKALGTEPPDQVYFQLCRSQADAFRKAAAAGEELLVACGQEAPLFAELARLAEAPEPVCVDIRDRAGWSGQAARATPKIAALISDAALESEPTPSVTLASEGSVLILGQGQEVLDAARRLGAERAVTCLLLPGHDSDLIPPAVRALGLFKGKPVRASGHLGAFTVAVADLAGASPSSRGALAFEPAVGGRDLAADIVLDLTAQPALLAPRDGWLRVDPRDRIALERALSEIGGLVGEFEKPRWIKVDATLCAHSRNGQVACTRCLDICPSGALSPLGDSAAVDAHVCGGHGSCAAVCPTGAIRFDVPAGNGLFNRLGTLLETHRAAGGGSPVLLIHDEAGGEALAALARFGDGLPADVIPVQVAAVAALGPDTLLAALAKGAGEVVLLADPARRDDLDGARAAVGLANRVAEGLGWQARARLEVVSDPAAIAALLPSKAPKPVEPAAEFLVLGGKRQTMGLALTHLHRHAPAPVEVLALEPGDPFGTILVDEAKCTLCMACVSACPAKALSGHPDKPSLGILEVNCVQCGLCRVTCPEKAVTLAPRLAFGPETKVRQVLKEEEPYQCIRCGKPFASKSVIERMTERMSGHAMFKGTGKLDLIKMCEDCRVVAQYELEEGARPMAGAAVPVTRTTEDYLKERDGKG; encoded by the coding sequence ATGAAGGTCGGCGGCAAGCGGGTGATGGTGTGTTCGTGCGAGGGGACCATGCCCCTGGACGTCAAGGCCCTGGCCAAGGCCTTAGGCACCGAACCGCCGGATCAGGTGTATTTCCAGCTCTGCCGCTCCCAGGCCGACGCCTTCCGCAAGGCGGCGGCCGCGGGTGAGGAATTGCTGGTGGCCTGCGGCCAGGAGGCGCCGCTGTTCGCCGAACTGGCCCGTCTGGCCGAGGCACCCGAGCCGGTTTGCGTCGATATCCGCGACCGCGCCGGCTGGTCGGGCCAGGCGGCGCGCGCCACACCCAAGATCGCCGCCCTGATCTCCGACGCGGCCCTTGAGTCCGAGCCCACTCCCAGCGTGACGCTCGCCAGCGAAGGCTCGGTCCTGATCTTAGGGCAAGGCCAGGAGGTTCTCGACGCCGCCAGGCGCCTGGGGGCCGAGCGCGCCGTCACCTGCCTGCTGCTGCCTGGCCACGATTCCGATCTGATTCCGCCCGCCGTGCGCGCGCTGGGCCTGTTCAAGGGCAAGCCGGTGCGCGCCTCGGGCCATCTCGGCGCCTTCACGGTGGCGGTCGCCGATCTGGCCGGGGCCTCGCCGTCTTCGCGCGGCGCGCTGGCCTTCGAGCCGGCGGTGGGCGGCCGCGACCTTGCCGCCGACATCGTGCTGGATCTGACGGCGCAGCCCGCGCTTCTGGCGCCCCGCGACGGCTGGCTGCGGGTCGATCCCCGCGACAGGATAGCGCTGGAGCGCGCACTGTCCGAGATCGGCGGATTGGTGGGCGAGTTCGAGAAGCCGCGCTGGATCAAGGTCGATGCGACCCTCTGCGCCCATTCGCGCAACGGACAGGTGGCTTGCACCCGCTGTCTCGATATCTGCCCCTCGGGGGCGCTGTCGCCGCTGGGCGATTCAGCCGCGGTGGACGCCCATGTGTGCGGCGGGCACGGCTCCTGCGCCGCGGTTTGCCCCACCGGGGCCATCCGCTTCGACGTCCCCGCCGGCAACGGCCTGTTCAATCGCCTGGGCACTCTGCTGGAGACCCATCGGGCCGCTGGCGGTGGTTCGCCCGTCCTGCTGATCCATGACGAGGCCGGGGGCGAGGCTTTGGCGGCGCTGGCCCGTTTCGGCGATGGCCTGCCCGCCGACGTGATTCCGGTGCAGGTGGCCGCCGTGGCCGCCCTGGGGCCGGATACCCTGCTCGCCGCCCTGGCCAAGGGGGCGGGTGAGGTGGTGCTGCTGGCCGATCCGGCGCGGCGCGACGATCTCGACGGGGCGCGCGCCGCCGTCGGTCTCGCCAACCGGGTGGCCGAGGGCCTGGGCTGGCAGGCCCGCGCCCGCCTCGAGGTGGTCTCCGACCCGGCGGCCATCGCCGCCCTGCTGCCGTCCAAGGCCCCCAAGCCGGTGGAGCCGGCGGCCGAGTTCCTGGTGCTGGGCGGCAAGCGCCAGACCATGGGGCTGGCGCTCACCCATCTGCACCGCCATGCCCCCGCCCCGGTGGAGGTGCTGGCGCTCGAGCCCGGCGATCCCTTCGGCACCATTCTCGTGGACGAGGCCAAGTGCACCCTGTGCATGGCCTGCGTCTCCGCCTGTCCGGCCAAGGCGCTGTCGGGCCACCCCGACAAGCCGTCGCTGGGCATATTGGAGGTCAATTGCGTCCAGTGCGGCCTGTGCCGCGTCACCTGTCCGGAAAAGGCGGTCACCCTGGCTCCGCGCCTGGCCTTCGGCCCCGAGACGAAGGTGCGCCAGGTGCTGAAGGAGGAAGAGCCCTACCAGTGCATCCGCTGCGGCAAGCCCTTCGCCTCGAAATCGGTGATCGAGCGCATGACCGAGCGCATGAGCGGCCACGCCATGTTCAAGGGCACCGGCAAGCTGGACCTCATCAAGATGTGCGAGGATTGCCGCGTGGTCGCCCAGTACGAGCTGGAAGAAGGCGCGCGACCCATGGCCGGGGCGGCGGTGCCGGTGACCCGGACCACCGAGGATTATCTCAAGGAGCGGGACGGGAAGGGGTGA
- a CDS encoding formylglycine-generating enzyme family protein — MVRIPAGQSVMGDDRAKFANEKPAVPISIPRPFALSATEITFDQWQACVDSKACKGGQDDHTWGKGQRPVINMTWDDARAYAAWVGRESGLVCRLPTEAEWEYAARSGASTGYWWGEAAGQGRLNCRDCLGPEPPYGSQPARTFPPSPWGLYEMHGNVWEWTADCWTPDHSKPAPDDPACRDKVVKGGSWYYFSAMSRASARAKNDAAVWSYNIGVRVLCELPDGFTPSRPAP; from the coding sequence ATGGTGCGCATTCCGGCGGGACAGTCGGTGATGGGCGACGACCGGGCCAAATTCGCCAACGAGAAACCGGCCGTCCCCATCAGCATTCCCCGCCCCTTCGCCCTGTCGGCCACCGAGATCACCTTCGACCAGTGGCAGGCCTGCGTCGATTCCAAGGCCTGCAAGGGCGGCCAGGACGACCACACCTGGGGCAAGGGCCAGCGGCCGGTGATCAACATGACCTGGGATGATGCCAGGGCCTATGCCGCCTGGGTCGGGCGGGAAAGCGGGCTCGTCTGCCGCCTGCCCACCGAGGCGGAATGGGAATACGCCGCCCGGTCCGGCGCCTCTACCGGCTATTGGTGGGGGGAAGCGGCGGGCCAGGGGCGGCTCAACTGCCGCGACTGCCTGGGGCCAGAGCCGCCTTACGGCTCGCAGCCGGCGCGGACGTTCCCGCCCAGCCCCTGGGGCCTCTACGAGATGCACGGCAATGTCTGGGAATGGACGGCCGATTGCTGGACCCCCGACCATTCCAAGCCCGCGCCTGACGATCCCGCCTGCCGCGACAAGGTGGTCAAAGGCGGCTCGTGGTACTATTTCTCCGCCATGTCGCGTGCCTCGGCCCGGGCCAAGAACGACGCGGCGGTGTGGAGCTACAATATCGGCGTGCGCGTGCTGTGCGAATTGCCCGACGGCTTCACCCCTTCCCGTCCCGCTCCTTGA
- the hybE gene encoding [NiFe]-hydrogenase assembly chaperone HybE, which yields MTDPLSSADENRIRQLVSVFARIGEERMKDLGLYNPELQVEAVGFRRWQGWLAGILVTPWFMNFMLLPGPDTENLAGVEPGSRRRIELPKGEVVFVVGEVEEVGPYLSHSIHSPMGQFPDHASASTTAWAAVGPWFQEPGEEQQAGCGFGWGVNKGP from the coding sequence ATGACCGATCCGCTGTCCTCCGCCGACGAGAACCGCATCCGCCAACTGGTGAGCGTCTTTGCCCGCATCGGCGAGGAGCGCATGAAGGATCTGGGCCTCTACAATCCGGAACTGCAGGTGGAAGCGGTGGGCTTCCGCCGCTGGCAGGGCTGGCTGGCCGGCATCCTGGTCACGCCGTGGTTCATGAACTTCATGCTGCTGCCCGGCCCCGACACCGAGAACCTGGCGGGCGTCGAGCCCGGCTCGCGGCGGCGCATCGAACTGCCCAAGGGCGAGGTGGTGTTCGTGGTCGGCGAGGTCGAGGAGGTGGGGCCCTACCTGTCGCACTCCATCCACTCGCCCATGGGCCAGTTCCCCGACCATGCCAGCGCCTCGACCACCGCCTGGGCGGCCGTCGGTCCCTGGTTCCAGGAACCGGGCGAGGAACAGCAGGCGGGCTGCGGCTTCGGCTGGGGCGTCAACAAGGGGCCATGA
- a CDS encoding class 1 fructose-bisphosphatase, which yields MPYKRITLTHFLLQEQRRLGGSGSFTALMTDIIFACKMISHEVNRGALAGNLGVAGSENVQGEEQKKLDVLANDIFLHMNALGGSYAGMASEELEDVHAVHGAADGKYLLLFDPLDGSSNIDVNISVGSIFSILKLPEGASGASKDAFLQPGVKQVAAGYALYGSSTMMVLTTGNGVNGFTLDNNVGMFMLTHPNMTIPADTKEFAINASRERFWEPPVKRYIDECRQGKDGPRGKDFNMRWVASMVAEVHRILCRGGVFLYPADTENMKKGGKLRLMYEANPMAFLIEQAGGAATTGRGRMLEVPPTSLHQRVPVVLGSKNEVERIGAYHAEYDSKK from the coding sequence ATGCCGTACAAGAGGATCACCCTGACCCACTTCCTGCTGCAGGAGCAGCGCCGCCTGGGCGGTTCGGGTTCGTTCACCGCGCTGATGACCGACATCATCTTCGCCTGCAAGATGATCTCGCACGAGGTCAACCGCGGCGCGCTGGCCGGCAATCTGGGCGTGGCGGGGTCCGAGAACGTCCAGGGCGAGGAGCAGAAGAAGCTCGACGTGCTGGCCAACGACATCTTCCTGCACATGAACGCGCTGGGCGGGTCCTATGCCGGCATGGCCTCGGAGGAGCTGGAGGACGTGCATGCGGTCCACGGCGCCGCCGACGGCAAGTACCTGCTGCTGTTCGATCCTCTGGACGGCTCGTCCAACATCGACGTCAACATCTCGGTGGGCTCGATCTTCTCGATCCTGAAGCTGCCCGAGGGCGCCTCGGGCGCCTCCAAGGACGCCTTCCTGCAGCCCGGCGTCAAGCAGGTCGCCGCCGGCTACGCGCTGTACGGCTCGTCGACCATGATGGTGCTGACCACCGGCAACGGCGTCAACGGCTTCACGCTGGACAACAATGTCGGCATGTTCATGTTGACCCATCCCAACATGACCATTCCCGCCGATACCAAGGAATTCGCCATCAACGCGTCCCGCGAGCGGTTCTGGGAGCCGCCGGTGAAGCGCTACATCGACGAATGCCGCCAGGGCAAGGACGGCCCTCGGGGCAAGGATTTCAACATGCGCTGGGTGGCCTCCATGGTGGCCGAGGTGCATCGCATCCTGTGCCGCGGCGGCGTCTTCCTCTATCCGGCCGACACCGAGAACATGAAGAAGGGCGGCAAGCTGCGCCTGATGTACGAGGCCAACCCCATGGCCTTCCTGATCGAGCAGGCGGGCGGCGCCGCCACCACCGGGCGCGGCCGCATGCTGGAGGTTCCCCCCACCAGCCTGCACCAGCGCGTGCCGGTGGTCCTGGGCTCGAAGAACGAGGTGGAGCGCATCGGCGCCTACCACGCCGAATACGATTCCAAGAAGTAG
- a CDS encoding methyl-accepting chemotaxis protein, whose product MLARIADARITVKFFIAPLLLVACIAVLGIVFNVAMSRQERSMEGMVTVSFANSRAAAELDGMAATIESNIYRLLGWQAAKEDKERIKGLDTQVRADLKALGDKSKALLESMKSDPAVAKQVKDYILAAGDVLDMYASDHMTALSMMGATELEYDGIRTKLRDLVDQAAAKAADDYRDATAAAHSTKAQYFLVLAVFLGVGIVVTLGMARLTARPVTQLTGVMGRLAEGSTEVDIPSQDNRDEVGEMARAVAVFRDSMTRAAELEAQQRRQRDQQAELLARRDQMIVAFNEAMEKIMATVSTSIDRVHTLSNALQANAEQTSSQGSAVANAAEHSAANVATVASAAEQLGSSVQEISRQVTETATITTEAVSGIHAANGTMDGLAEAARRIGEVVQLINDIAGQTNLLALNATIEAARAGEAGKGFAVVASEVKTLANQTARATDEIAQQIAGIQSISKEAVDTIRSVGLTIDRVNQVVSSIAAAVEEQSAATDEIVRSVQEAASGNAEITRNIADVSKAAIATGEMASGMFKAADELVEEAGHLRSEVGGFLANMRQG is encoded by the coding sequence GTGCTCGCCCGCATTGCCGACGCCCGCATCACCGTCAAGTTCTTCATAGCGCCTCTCCTTTTGGTTGCCTGCATCGCGGTGCTGGGCATCGTGTTCAATGTGGCCATGAGCCGGCAGGAACGCTCCATGGAAGGCATGGTGACCGTTTCCTTCGCCAACAGCCGCGCCGCCGCCGAGCTGGACGGCATGGCGGCCACCATCGAATCCAACATCTATCGCCTTCTGGGCTGGCAGGCCGCCAAGGAGGACAAGGAGCGCATCAAGGGCCTCGACACCCAGGTGCGCGCGGACTTGAAGGCCTTGGGCGACAAGTCCAAGGCTTTGCTGGAGTCCATGAAGTCCGACCCGGCGGTCGCCAAGCAGGTCAAGGACTACATCCTGGCCGCCGGCGACGTGCTGGACATGTATGCCAGCGACCACATGACGGCGCTGTCCATGATGGGCGCCACCGAGCTGGAATACGACGGCATCCGCACCAAGCTGCGGGACCTGGTCGACCAGGCGGCCGCCAAGGCCGCCGACGATTACCGGGACGCCACCGCCGCCGCCCATTCCACCAAGGCCCAGTACTTCCTGGTGCTGGCGGTATTCCTGGGGGTGGGTATCGTGGTGACGCTGGGCATGGCCCGGCTCACCGCCCGGCCGGTGACCCAGTTGACCGGCGTGATGGGACGGCTGGCCGAGGGCAGCACCGAGGTCGACATCCCCTCCCAGGACAACCGGGACGAGGTGGGCGAGATGGCCCGCGCCGTGGCGGTGTTCCGTGATTCCATGACGCGGGCCGCCGAACTGGAGGCCCAGCAGCGCCGCCAGCGCGACCAGCAGGCCGAGCTGCTGGCGCGGCGCGACCAGATGATCGTCGCCTTCAACGAAGCCATGGAAAAGATCATGGCGACGGTCAGCACCTCCATCGACCGGGTCCACACTCTGTCCAACGCCCTGCAGGCCAATGCCGAGCAGACCAGCTCGCAGGGCTCGGCCGTCGCCAACGCCGCCGAGCACTCGGCCGCCAACGTGGCCACCGTGGCCAGCGCCGCCGAGCAGCTGGGATCGTCGGTGCAGGAAATCAGCCGCCAGGTCACCGAGACCGCCACCATCACCACCGAGGCGGTCAGCGGCATTCACGCCGCCAACGGCACCATGGACGGGCTGGCCGAGGCGGCGCGGCGCATCGGCGAGGTGGTGCAGCTGATCAACGACATCGCCGGCCAGACCAACCTGCTGGCCCTGAACGCCACCATCGAGGCGGCCCGCGCCGGCGAAGCCGGAAAAGGCTTCGCCGTGGTGGCCAGCGAGGTCAAGACCCTGGCCAACCAGACGGCGCGCGCCACCGACGAGATCGCCCAGCAGATCGCCGGCATCCAGTCCATCTCCAAGGAGGCGGTGGACACCATCCGCAGCGTCGGGCTGACCATCGACCGCGTCAATCAGGTGGTGTCGTCCATCGCGGCGGCGGTGGAGGAACAGAGCGCCGCCACCGACGAGATCGTCCGCTCGGTGCAGGAGGCGGCGTCGGGCAACGCCGAGATCACCCGCAACATCGCCGACGTGTCCAAGGCCGCCATCGCCACCGGCGAAATGGCGTCGGGCATGTTCAAGGCCGCCGACGAACTGGTGGAGGAAGCCGGTCACCTGCGGTCCGAGGTGGGCGGGTTCCTCGCCAACATGCGCCAGGGATAG
- a CDS encoding PP2C family protein-serine/threonine phosphatase has protein sequence MDRLDEGSIDLTGARVLVVEDNEMNRVFACAVLESMGLLNVECARNGREGLDKVAAFDPDIVLLDLMMPVMNGEEFLVALRADPRYRALPVLVLSAVVDQATRNALFAAGANDYIGKPIDRRELVARVEVHLRSHLALADLRRYRDRLAVDLRMARGMQNALLPGPEQMRDMRQRYGLDINAVFSPSSELGGDLWGMAPVDDHRLALYTVDFSGHGVAASINTFRLHLLLQDLDSQMGDPGAALEKINVSLKQLLPRGQFATMTLAVVDCAARTLSLANGGGPAPILVGPDGAPRLVGGVGLPLGISQTARYEVVDLPFPPGSQLSLYSDALTDASDSSGTPLGEQWVVDLVREVLTGDPAETVARVMAGFAVRSPGEFADDVTWVQLVG, from the coding sequence GTGGACAGGCTGGACGAGGGGAGCATCGACCTGACCGGGGCCCGGGTTCTGGTTGTCGAGGACAACGAGATGAACCGGGTGTTCGCCTGCGCCGTGCTGGAAAGCATGGGGCTCCTGAACGTGGAGTGCGCCCGTAACGGCCGCGAGGGACTGGATAAGGTCGCGGCCTTCGATCCGGACATCGTGCTGCTGGACCTGATGATGCCGGTGATGAACGGCGAGGAGTTCCTGGTGGCCTTGCGGGCCGATCCGCGCTACCGCGCCCTGCCGGTGCTGGTCCTGTCGGCGGTGGTGGACCAGGCCACCCGCAATGCCCTGTTCGCCGCCGGCGCCAACGACTATATCGGCAAGCCCATCGATCGCCGGGAACTGGTGGCCCGCGTCGAGGTCCATCTGCGCAGCCACCTTGCCCTGGCCGATCTGCGCCGGTATCGCGACCGGCTGGCGGTGGATCTGCGCATGGCGCGCGGCATGCAGAACGCCCTGTTGCCCGGCCCGGAGCAGATGCGGGACATGCGGCAACGCTACGGCCTGGATATCAACGCGGTGTTCAGCCCTTCGTCCGAACTGGGAGGCGATCTGTGGGGGATGGCGCCGGTGGACGACCACCGTCTGGCGCTCTACACCGTGGACTTTTCCGGCCACGGCGTGGCGGCCTCCATCAACACCTTCCGCCTGCACCTGCTGCTGCAGGACCTGGACTCGCAGATGGGTGATCCCGGGGCGGCGCTGGAAAAAATCAACGTCTCCCTGAAGCAATTGCTGCCGCGCGGGCAGTTCGCCACCATGACCCTGGCGGTGGTCGATTGCGCCGCCCGGACCCTGTCCCTGGCCAATGGCGGCGGGCCGGCCCCCATCCTTGTGGGACCGGACGGGGCGCCGCGCCTGGTGGGCGGCGTCGGCTTGCCCTTGGGGATCAGCCAGACGGCCCGCTACGAGGTCGTGGACCTGCCGTTTCCGCCCGGGAGCCAATTGTCGCTGTACAGCGACGCCCTGACCGATGCCTCGGATTCCTCCGGCACGCCGCTGGGCGAGCAATGGGTCGTGGATCTGGTGCGCGAGGTGCTGACCGGCGATCCCGCTGAAACCGTGGCGCGGGTCATGGCCGGGTTTGCCGTCCGCTCACCGGGCGAGTTCGCCGACGACGTCACCTGGGTTCAGCTGGTCGGCTGA
- a CDS encoding ATP-binding protein — translation MNRTAGKRGLGRFGRLAAAGLLPLRTDEYGHCVVLFEGGGTADAEDILSPPASWAIDLDCSSPHEGLERLPARLLLRASTLATVSHDLVGVMVAALVQRLPRVEPLAMDLRLTLQEAVSNAVMHGNLCLDGRLRGSREGLSLFTQTMQQRLADPRYARRPVTIAADWNQSHLVIRVEDRGRGFQPPAISLPVAPQACSGRGIGQIRALCQRVSFSRHGRRISMRFSLPPLTEGQPTS, via the coding sequence GTGAACCGGACCGCCGGCAAGCGCGGCCTCGGACGGTTCGGCCGCCTGGCCGCCGCCGGGCTGCTGCCGTTGCGCACGGATGAATACGGGCATTGCGTCGTGCTGTTCGAAGGCGGCGGCACCGCCGATGCCGAGGATATTCTCAGTCCACCGGCGTCCTGGGCCATCGACCTGGACTGTTCCTCCCCCCACGAGGGGCTGGAACGCCTGCCGGCCCGGCTGCTGCTGCGCGCCTCCACGCTTGCCACCGTCAGCCATGATCTGGTCGGCGTGATGGTCGCCGCCCTGGTTCAGCGGCTGCCGCGGGTCGAGCCCCTGGCCATGGACCTGCGCCTGACCCTGCAGGAAGCGGTAAGCAACGCCGTCATGCATGGCAACCTTTGCCTCGACGGGCGCCTGCGCGGCAGCCGCGAGGGGCTCAGCCTCTTCACCCAGACCATGCAGCAACGTCTGGCCGACCCGCGCTACGCCCGCCGGCCGGTGACCATTGCCGCCGACTGGAACCAAAGCCATCTGGTGATCAGGGTCGAGGATCGCGGCCGGGGCTTTCAGCCGCCCGCCATTTCCCTTCCCGTCGCTCCGCAAGCCTGCAGCGGGCGGGGCATCGGACAGATACGCGCCCTGTGCCAGCGGGTATCCTTCAGCCGTCACGGCCGCCGTATTTCCATGCGCTTTAGCCTGCCGCCCCTGACTGAAGGTCAGCCGACCAGCTGA
- a CDS encoding STAS domain-containing protein, with translation MQYALKSNGNTAQLTISGTLTFAQAPLFPKVLAELEAAREVTSLAIVLNGLSFIDSTGMSLFIHIYDASQSRNLNVSIQGASGPVASAMERAAFKTLFEFK, from the coding sequence ATGCAATACGCGCTAAAGAGCAACGGCAACACGGCCCAGCTGACCATCAGTGGGACGCTGACCTTCGCCCAGGCTCCGCTTTTTCCCAAGGTCCTGGCCGAGCTGGAGGCCGCACGGGAGGTGACCAGCCTGGCGATCGTCCTGAACGGCCTGAGCTTCATCGATTCCACCGGCATGAGCCTGTTCATACACATTTACGACGCATCGCAAAGCCGCAACCTCAACGTCTCCATCCAGGGCGCCAGCGGGCCCGTGGCGTCCGCCATGGAACGCGCCGCCTTCAAAACCCTGTTCGAGTTCAAGTGA